In Musa acuminata AAA Group cultivar baxijiao chromosome BXJ2-8, Cavendish_Baxijiao_AAA, whole genome shotgun sequence, one genomic interval encodes:
- the LOC135620362 gene encoding uncharacterized protein LOC135620362, translating to MVVGKFRRSESFPAPKPAGGRAAAAKISFRTRCISLPSRSHPIATHLADDLHAFRSWPPAPSSSSAAVHWLSDGLARLHLLLAGLSDVLQLPQAHDPLLCRHRRRSPALANRFLDDFLRLADAHGSFRAAAIALKQHLAAAQVAIRRRDVQRLPPCLRALRRAGKELADLAAAVREIRRRPPTASAAGAVTDAEEVEVARVTWELAVAAADASRVVFLGVAQMSMAAASAAEAVTCRSAWAAAVLRWRERARSKSSNKKVLREEVMTEEEEREWRRTALERLGSAEDGMASLESGCELVFKSLVNVRVTLLNVITPAT from the coding sequence atggtcgTAGGAAAGTTCAGGCGCTCAGAATCCTTTCCGGCCCCGAAGCCTGCAGGGGGCCGCGCCGCCGCCGCCAAGATCTCCTTCCGCACCCGATGCATCAGTCTCCCCTCCCGCTCCCACCCCATCGCCACCCACCTCGCCGACGACCTCCATGCCTTCCGGTCGTGGCCCCCTGCCCCATCTTCCTCCTCCGCTGCTGTCCACTGGCTCTCCGACGGCCTCGCCCGACTTCACCTCCTCCTTGCGGGGCTCTCCGACGTCCTCCAGCTTCCCCAGGCCCACGACCCCCTCCtatgccgccaccgccgccgctccCCCGCCCTAGCCAACCGCTTTCTCGACGACTTCCTCCGCCTCGCCGACGCGCACGGCTCCTTCCGCGCCGCTGCCATCGCCCTCAAGCAGCACCTCGCGGCCGCCCAGGTCGCGATCCGCCGCCGCGACGTGCAGCGCCTCCCGCCCTGCCTTCGCGCCCTGCGCCGCGCGGGAAAGGAGCTGGCCGATCTCGCGGCGGCCGTCCGCGAGATCAGGAGGAGGCCGCCGACCGCTTCTGCCGCAGGGGCAGTGACGGACGCCGAGGAGGTGGAGGTCGCCAGGGTGACGTGGGAGCTCGCCGTCGCGGCTGCGGATGCCTCGAGGGTGGTGTTCCTCGGTGTGGCGCAGATGTCCATGGCTGCGGCGTCGGCGGCAGAGGCAGTGACGTGTCGGTCCGCGTGGGCCGCCGCGGTGCTGAGGTGGAGGGAGAGAGCAAGGTCGAAGTCGTCGAACAAGAAGGTTTTGCGGGAGGAGGTGATGACAGAAGAGGAGGAGCGGGAATGGCGGAGGACGGCGTTGGAGAGGCTGGGGTCGGCGGAGGACGGCATGGCGTCTTTGGAGAGCGGATGCGAGCTGGTCTTCAAGTCGCTGGTCAACGTCAGAGTCACGCTCCTCAACGTTATCACTCCCGCCACCTAA
- the LOC135619187 gene encoding 4-coumarate--CoA ligase-like 4, with amino-acid sequence MGKMVYSRSGVDPRSGYCDANSTFYSKRPPIALPADPNLSVTAFLASRRHSGTTAFIDASTGHRVSFTALWRSIAAVATALASPPLSVRKPHVVLLLSPNSVHFPVVSLAVMSLGAVLTTTNPLNTPVEIGCQLADSCPVLAFTTRALIPKLASAPDLRIVLLDDRRRPSDDRRIVATIGEMIATEPDPARTAGAVSQDDTATLLYSSGTTGTSKGVVATHRNLIAMVQIVLDRFKLEDGAELETFICTVPMFHVFGLVAFATGPLGSGSTVVVLSKFELGEMVRAINEYGATYLPLVPPILVAMANQSRPLPLGRLRRALSGGAPLRREVIEGFREKYPAVEILQGYGLTETTGIGASTDSAEESRRYGTAGMVSPNTEARIVDPDSGAALPVNRTGELWLRGPYVMKEYFKKPEATRTTLVEDGWLRTGDLCYIDEDGYLFVVDRLKELIKYKGYQVAPAELEALLLTHPDIADAAVIPYPDKEAGQIPMAYVVRKDGSNLSEEEVIKFVGRQVAPYKRIRKVAFVSAIPKNPSGKILRKDLVKLATSKL; translated from the exons ATGGGAAAAATGGTGTACTCGAGGAGTGGCGTCGACCCTCGGAGCGGCTACTGCGACGCGAACTCGACCTTCTACAGCAAGCGGCCGCCCATCGCCCTTCCCGCCGATCCCAACCTCTCCGTCACCGCCTTTCTCGCCTCCCGCCGCCACTCCGGCACCACCGCCTTCATCGACGCCTCCACCGGCCACCGCGTCTCATTCACTGCCCTCTGGCGGTCCATTGCCGCGGTCGCTACCGCCCTCGCCTCCCCTCCCCTCTCCGTCCGCAAGCCCCatgtcgtcctcctcctctcccccaaCTCGGTCCACTTTCCCGTCGTCTCCCTCGCCGTCATGTCCCTCGGCGCCGTCCTCACAACCACCAACCCCCTCAACACCCCAGTCGAGATCGGCTGCCAGCTCGCCGACTCCTGCCCTGTCCTCGCCTTCACCACCCGCGCCCTAATTCCTAAGCTCGCCTCCGCCCCTGATCTCCGAATCGTCCTCCTCGACGACCGCCGGCGGCCATCGGACGACCGCCGGATCGTTGCCACCATCGGCGAGATGATCGCGACGGAGCCGGACCCGGCCCGGACCGCCGGCGCCGTGAGCCAGGACGACACCGCCACGCTGCTCTACTCCTCCGGCACCACGGGCACCAGCAAGGGCGTCGTCGCCACCCACCGCAACCTCATCGCCATGGTCCAGATCGTCCTCGACCGGTTCAAGCTGGAGGACGGCGCTGAGCTGGAGACCTTCATCTGCACCGTCCCCATGTTCCACGTGTTCGGCCTGGTGGCCTTCGCCACGGGGCCGCTGGGCTCGGGGTCGACGGTGGTGGTGCTGTCCAAGTTCGAGCTGGGGGAGATGGTGCGGGCGATCAACGAGTATGGGGCGACGTACCTGCCGCTGGTGCCGCCAATCCTGGTGGCGATGGCGAACCAGAGCCGGCCGCTGCCGCTGGGCCGGCTCCGGCGGGCGCTCTCAGGCGGGGCGCCGCTACGGCGGGAGGTGATCGAGGGGTTCCGGGAGAAGTACCCCGCGGTGGAGATCCTGCAGGGGTACGGCCTCACCGAGACAACGGGGATCGGCGCCTCCACCGACTCGGCGGAGGAGAGCCGCCGCTACGGCACCGCCGGGATGGTCTCCCCCAACACGGAGGCCCGCATCGTGGACCCCGACTCTGGCGCGGCCCTCCCCGTGAACCGCACCGGCGAGCTGTGGCTTCGCGGTCCCTACGTCATGAAAG AGTATTTCAAGAAGCCGGAGGCGACGAGGACGACGCTGGTGGAGGACGGATGGCTGAGGACGGGAGATCTGTGCTACATCGACGAGGACGGATACCTCTTCGTGGTTGACCGGCTAAAGGAGCTGATCAAGTACAAGGGATACCAG GTAGCACCGGCGGAGCTGGAGGCCCTGTTGCTGACACACCCTGACATCGCCGACGCTGCAGTGATACC GTATCCGGATAAGGAAGCTGGTCAGATCCCAATGGCGTATGTGGTGAGGAAGGATGGGAGCAATTTGTCTGAGGAGGAAGTGATCAAATTCGTAGGGAGACAG GTGGCTCCGTACAAGAGAATCCGCAAGGTAGCATTTGTATCGGCCATTCCAAAGAATCCGTCAGGGAAAATATTAAGGAAAGACCTGGTCAAGCTCGCCACCTCCAAGCTGTAG